ACGACCAAGCTCTGGCGTTACAAGTTTGCTTTGCGACTGGATATAATTAATAAACGTATCCGTGTCAGGATCAATAACATCGACTTGTTTTCCTTTCGTGAAGGCCGAGAATGAATCGCCGCCGCCAAATAAGAAATCATTGATGACAACGCGGTAAGTTGCCGCCGCATCTAGTTTAGTGCCATCTTCCTTCATCACATCCACCACACGTTTTTCGCCAGCATCATTTTTTGTATACGTGTACTTCAAGCCAGACACTTGTAAAAAGTACTTCTCAGATTCATCATATTGCTGATTTAGCGCTTCGATAATATCCGCGCCAGACAGTTCTACCACTTGCAAAATGTTTCCGAATGGCTGTACGGCTTGCGCTGCGCCCCATGTCACGGCAAACGAACCATTCGCGGCAGTTCCAACTAGATCGGAGCGAATTCCACCGTTATTCGTCATCGCAAAATCAACCGCAATCCCAGCTTGTTTCGCCATTTCGCGTTGACCATCCGTGATTAAATTACCGAGCGGAGATTCGTTATCTGCATTCGTATCACGCGTCATAACTGCACTGTCCATTTGCCCGATTGGCTTACTAATGACTGGATTTACAAGCGCATATGCCTCGTCAATGACACTGCGAACTGCCACATCTGGCGTCACATCTTGTAAATTATATTTGATCTCCGCGCTCGGCGTTGTCTCGAAATCTTTTGTCGTTTTGTTTAGTACGCCAGTTACGTTGGAATACGCTTTCCCATTATTATAACTCTGCACCAAACGAGTATTGCCAACTTTACCGTTCGTATATTGATGATTATGCCCCGCTAAAACAAGGTCCACACTATTATTTGGCGCAATTTGGTTTACTTTATTGATCATGTCAACCGCAGCGCCAGAAACCGCGCCCTCGCCATTCGTCGGGTTGCCTGGAGTAAGCGCTGGAACGTGCGACAATACAACGATTGCCTTCACACCTTTTGCTTGCAACTCCGCTGAATATTTCGCGATTGTCTCCGCTTCATCCAAGAAGTTAAAATCTTGAATATGATTCGCGAGTACTAAAGACGGAATTTCAGTTGTCACAACGCCGATAAATCCAACATCCACGCCACCCATATTTTTAATCTCGTACGGTTTGAAGTCATACGGAATCGCGCCATCCGACTTATTCACCACATTTGCAACAACAATCGACATATCCGACGCCTCATGATCGTAATTTTGCGTGATTTCATTGAAACCTGTCGTATCCCCACCGTCTAAAATGCGTTTATATTCCGCTAATCCCTCATCAAATTCATGATTTCCAAGCGTTCCAATTTCGAATTTCATCCGATTCAGCACTTTAATCGTTGGCTCATCTTGCAACAATCCAGAAACCGCTGGGCTCGCGCCAACCATATCGCCAGCTTGTACACGCACCGAATTTCCAGCTGTATTATCCGCTAAACCGTTCGCTGTTAAAAATGCCGCCTCTGTGTTGTTCAAGTTTGTCGCCAAGTAGTCCGCCCCACCAATTTTTCCTAGTGGTGAGCTGGAAGGTGTATCGAGCGCCCCGTGAAAGTCATTGACGCCTAATATTTGCACTGGTACAAGATTCGGATCTACCGCAGCCTCGACTGCGCCCCCTTCTCCGCTAAATGCAGTACTCCCAATTCCTACTACCAGCCCAGCAGCCAAAACCACTTTCAAGCCCTTTTTATAAAATTTCTTCACGTTGATAAAAGCCTCCCTTTTTCCATTATGTTCTCCTATGCATCTCTTGTAAGCGTTTTAAACTTTCCCTACTATTGTAGCAAAACAAAACAAGACTTACAACACAATCTCTCCTTAAAAAACAACAAACAGCGCCCCCTCCGCTTACACTATTACTAGGTAGGCAAGAAAGAAGCGCTGTAACATAATTTAGTTGAGGACAATTCGTTTTATTTCTTTATACTGTGCATCTACACCGATAATCTCTACTTTATCAGTTGGATTTTTGATGAGATAGTTGGTACTTGTGAAGGTAAATCCTCCATCCACGGTCGTTGCTTGTTGAACAATGGTACCATTTACGGCTAGGCGGACTTTGGAAATCGCCGTTCCAAAAGTTCCCGTAATTGTTTTATCTCCAAATGTAAACTCTTTCGCTTGTAAAGATGTGTCTGGAGCTTTGCCAGTTACGGTTGCTACGATTCGTTTCACTTCTTTATACTGCGTGTCCACACCAACGATTTCAATTTTATCTGTAGATGATTTAATGAAATTCGAGGCATTCGCAAAGGTATATGTTCCATCTTCAGACGTCGTTGCTTGCGTTACAACAATACCGTTGACAAATAAACGCACTTTAAAAATAGCTTTACCAAACTGGCCTGTTAACGCCATATCTCCAATATTATATGGATTTTGCGTCAAATTCGTATTGGATTCCGACTGTCCTGTCACAGGTACTTTTATTCTTGCTCGTTCTACATAAGCCGAGTCAACGCCAACAACTTCTGCCACATCTGTTGCAGAATGAATAAAGCTGCTCGCGTTATCAAATACATATTCGCCAGCTGCGTTCGTCGTTGCCTGTGTCACAACTTTCCCATTTATCCATAACCGTACTTTTGAAATATGCTTGCCGAACTTGCCTGTTAACGTGCCGCTATCAAGTTTATAAGCATTCACTGCCAAGCTGTAATCCATTTTCTCTGTTACTTTTACAGTGATTTTCTTCGTGATATGATTATCTACTTTCGACGTTATCGTAATAACAGCTTCACCTTTTCCAACAGCATGCCAATTTCCAGACGCGTCAATCGTCATGACACCTTTATTACTTGACTCAAAATTCACGCCTTGATCCGCGGCTACTGGTAATACTTGCGTCGTCAAAGTCCCCGTGTTCGTCTGCTCCACATTTAACACAGAAGGCCCCTCAATAGATGCTGGGCTTGGCTGTGATAAATCTTTGGGTAGTACATCTTTGTAAGTTTCCATTAGCTCTGAACGCGCTGATTCAGGCAAACCCTTAATTGCCAGTAGTACATCGTCTTTTAGCGTGCTATAGTCACTCGCGAACATCGTTGGGTTATTTCTAATTTGTTTCGCAGCATCATCAATTTTCACCTTCACCCAATCCAAACCGTTTGCTCCAAGCGATCCATCCTGAAGTCCTGAAGCAGTGACTGTAAAAATTATATTCTTATCCATAAATCCAGCATTATTAAATCTTAAGAAGTTTGGCTCTGCATAGAAAATACTTATTTTATAGCCTTCTTTTATTACTACCTTATCCGAAAATAAAGCCTCATTGTCGCCTTTTATCTCTTTATTATAGGTCTCTTTTCCTTTTTCATCGATAACTTGCACTTTCATATATTGACTATTACCGAATAAGAAATTGGGATATGCTTTGTTGATGTTAACTACCATCTGCTCCTTCTCAATATCTACATCCAAATAACCGATTTTCCACTCCGCTAATCCTAGCATGGAGATGTTCACTGGGTTTATCAAATGACTCATTTTTTTAGGTGTATATTTCATCGTTAATGTATTTTCATCATTTTGAACTTTTAAATACCGTTGATCTATACTGTACTTTTGCGAGTTTCCAGTTGGTACATATACCGTATAAATACCTTTAGGCAGTGATCCTAGATTGATTGTTTCTGATGTAATTTTCACTGTTTTTACGATTTTAGCACCATTCTTGATAACTAGATTGCCCCCACTAATTTGTGAAAAATCATCAATACTTAGTTTAATTGTAGCGTTTCCTGTCAATTTCAATTCTGCCATTTGATCCGTGTCTACTAAAGACAAATATGATTCCAAATTCAATTTCTTTTGTGCATTCTCCAATTCAGAAGCACTAACTAATTCTTTTAATGGGGCAACTGCTTTATAATCCTTATACTCTATATCTTGTTGTAATTTCTCTTCCGTTGTTCCTCGTACAGATTCCAACACCGGTGTAAAGTCAAATCCACTTGTTTCTCCAAAGTATTTAGACATTAAATCCAGCAAATCATAATTCTCTCGTACAAAATTAGGCATATTAGCTAATTTTCGATATTGCTGATTGAAATTAGTCAAACCTTCGTCCCCACCCTTTCTCATGAATAGAGAGAAGAGTCGTTCTTTGTCACTACCTGACCACTTATTTAATGCTTGGTGTTCTAATTGCCAAACTTTATTAAAAGAAGCTTCTCTTACTTCTTTTTCTCCATTTTTCGTTTGTGTTCCTTTTGTTAAATAGTCAGCTCCATAATATTTTCGTTCATACGATTCTGCATAAATATTATTCCACACTTCGTTAACATCAAATGAAGAACGCTCCATAAAGGCACCTTGATATCCATGCGCAATTTCGTGCAATACCACCCATCCTTTTGTTAGATAAGCAGATATAGAAGACTCGTTTTGACCTGTCTCCAAAACACCGTAATAGGCGTAACCTTCCCCATGAGCGTTTGCCTTTATAAAATATCTATTAGGAATGTTCTTATCTGTTGGATTTACAGGAGAAAAAGAAATCCCTGCTAATTTATTATAAGTCTCAAATATATCACTATAATATGCACACAACTGATCTATAGAAGAGAAATCTGGCATATTTCTCACATATACTTTATCTAGTTTCGGAACCAACATCTGAAAATATTTCGATGTAATCAAGCCAAATTCAGCATTAGTACTATCCCATTTACCAAAAAATTCTGATTCTTTACTACCATCCGTATAAATTGGTAACGGTTTAGAATCACCCTTTACCCGGTACTCTAGCACTGGTCTAACTTCGCCTCGTGGTGTTCTGATGAATGGAACAGTAACATAATTGCTACTGATTGTTTGCCAAGCTGAAGTTACGGGTTTCTCCTTCTCCGTTTGGCGATCATCATTCAATAATTCTAATACCAAGCTATCTGTAAAAATGGGATTAGTTTGACGAACTTCTAACTCCATGTTGGCTGGTAAAATGATTCCTAAATCTTGTTTATCTTGTGTAATCCCCTTTGTAAGGCCTGCATTTTGGAACCACGGTGTTTTTTCTAATGAATTTATTTGTTTCGTTTTCAATTCATCGGCATAAATTGGGCGACCAAATCCTACCATAATAATACCTACTAATACGATTAAAAATAATAACGTTTGTTTCTTCTTCATTTCATATTTCTCCTACTTTCCTATCTATTTTTACATAGCTCCCACTGTCAAGCCTATACATTCTATACTAGCATTCTTATTTCGTACAAAAAACCTTAAAATTCCTGTATTTAGATATAATTTGTGACAGTTATATGACGTTTTTAAGTAATGAAGAAAATGACCATAAAAAAACAGAGGCTATGATAACCTCTGCTCTGCTAGCTTATTTTAATTTCAGCTTAAACGTCTTCAATTCATATGGAAGGATCGGGAATTCCCATGAGTCTGTCATCTTCTCCCCGATTGGGCGCTCCATCAGATCACATTCCTGCCATGACGCTACTTGGAAATCGCTCACCATCTTCACATGACATCGGCCTCCTGTAAATTCATGTAACCTCACAACGATTGCATCTTCGTCCTCCGCTTTCTTCACGGCGTCAACCTGAATTTGCTCACAGTCCGTTTTCAACAAGGAGCGGTTATCATGAGAGCCAAGTGCCACACGAAGCGGATTATTCAACGCCCAGGCTTCTTGGACAACATCTCCGTGCACAAAATCGCCCGCATGCGGCAGTAATGCATACGTAAACGCGTGCTCACCTTGATCCTGCGTCACATCTGGATATGTCGCCGATTTTAGCAACGTCAAGCGAATCACATGATCCTTAATATCGTGCCCATACTTACAATTATTCAAAATACTAACACCATACCCTGCCTCACTCAAATCCGCCCATTGATGCCCAACTGTCTCAAAACGCGCATAGTCCCAACTTGTATTCCAATGGGTCGGCCGCTTCACATTTCCGTACTGAATATCATACGTCGCTTCCGTCGCCATCACATCTACAGGAAACGCGACTTTCAGCAGTTGCTGCTTTTCATGCCAATCCATCTCTGTTTCAAAATCAATCCGCGCACTATCACGATAGAAATGAATCGCTTGCGAAATCGTCGAAGTACCGTAAATCCATTTCATTTGTAAGGTTGTTTGTAGCGTCCCATTTTGAGTTACCCCCACACTTTCCAGTTGCGTCACTTCACGCATTTTTTCCTGATAATAAATATCAATATCCCAGGCATCAAAGTTCAGCGGCTTATCCTCAAAAACTTGCAATACGTTCCCACGCTCACCTTTTGCTAGCACTTCACGTACCTGTATCTTATCAAAAATCGAAGTAAACTGACCAGCCTCGTTCCAAGTCACACGATAACGATTCGTCTCAAGCGCCCCGTCATCAACCTGAGCTAGCGATTTATCCTGAACAAATTCCTCGGTAACTTCATACGTAAGCGTCGCAGCCCCCATTGAAGGCAAGGAATCCACCGCTACAAGCCAACTTCCTGCTAAATTCCGTTGGGCATCCAGTCGTTTCCCGTCTGCATCCTTCCATATGACTGCTTCATTCTCCTGAATCGCAATCTCCGCCAAGCGCGGCCGCTCCCAAATAGAACTATTAAGTAGCGTCATCGCATTCGGCGCTTCCTCATCCATCGCGCTCATCTCATCATAAGCCATCAGCGCCAAATTCTCCGCCTCCTCATACTCCTCGACACAATCCTCGTAAACCTCGTGAATCGAAGAACCCGGAATAATATCATGGAACTGATTCCGCAATACAATACGCCAACTTTCCTGCAACAAATCACTCGGATACGCCGCAAAATCACCCGTCTGCGCCGCCTGCAAAACTTGGAACCATTCCGCATCCCGAAGCAGCAACTCCAATTTTCGATTCATTTTCTTGTTATACGCCTGCGAAGTATATGTCCCGCGATGATACTCAAAATAAAGCTCGCCATTCCACGTATGTACATATTCCTCCGAATTCTCCACCCGCTCATGCAAGCGCTCAAAATAAGGTCCTGCAAGTCCCATCTCCACTTTTGGCATGCCTGGCATCTTGTCAAACCGCTCAATCATTTCCAGCATCTCGCGCGTCGGACCACCGCCACCATCACCAAAACCATACGAAACCAGCATCTCATTGTTCAAATTCTTATCCCGATAACCGTCCCAAACACCTTTCACCGTCCGCGCCGTGATATTCCCATTATACGTATAATAAAGATCATGAACATCCGGCGACGTAATAAAATGCGTCAAAATCTCCGAACCATCAATCCCGCGCCACCAAAACGTATCATGCGGCATCCGATTAAACTGATTCCAACTAATCTTCGTCGTCATAAACGTCTCAATCCCTGACTTCTTCAAAATCTGCGGCAACGCCCAACTATACCCAAACACATCCGGTAACCATAAGAATTTACTCTCCTTGCCAAACTCCTCCTTAAAAAATCGCGTCCCCTGCAAAATTTGGCGCACCAACGACTCACCAGACGGAATATTACAATCCGCTTCCAGCCACATCCCGCCATCCGCTTCCCAACGCCCATCTGCAACCCGACTCTTAATCTTCGCATAAATATCCGGATAATCCGTCTTAATATACGCATACAACTGAGGCTGCGACTGCAAAAATTCATAATTCGGATACTGCTCCATCAAACGCATCACCGTCGAAAACGACCGCGCCGATTTCTCACGCGTATGCTTCAAACGCCATAACCACGCCACATCAATATGCGTATGCCCGACACACGTCACCGTCACATCAAAATTTTTCGGCATCGCGTCAATCTTGGCATTAAGCACCCGTCCAGCCTCATAAAGCGACGCCCTATGCTCCGTACTCCCAGGATTCGCCCAATCAATCACGCGAAAACTATGGTCCAGCGCCTGCATCAACCCGTAACGCTCCGTGCTATTCTCCCCTAAATAATCGAGCGTTTGCAAAGCCGCAAAAGCCGTATAATACAGATCGTCCACTGCGACATCCAAATACCCAATAAACGCCTCGTTCAACCGATGCTCCTGCGTCCTCACCTGACCGCCGCCCTCAAGCCCCGACCAAAGCCTAAAAATCAGCTCCACCCGCGTCCCAGCAAGCGCATCATCAAAAAACACTTCCTTATGATTCTGATCCACGCCCTGATACGGCTCGCCATTCACAAACAACAGCGATTCAAAACCAGCATTATTCCCGTCCCCCGTCTTCCCGAAATCAAAGAACCCCAGAATCCGGCAACCCTCTCGTTTCGCAGGCAACACCACACTTGCCTTCAACCAAACATAGCGATCCCGTCCACGCCAATCCTCACCAATCCCAATCGTCTCCGTGAAATCAAGCCCATCCGGGTAACTCCCAATCGCACCTTCCTGATCCTCTAAGATACCAAATTCCGCGATAACCTCCGATTTCACATACCGATATCCACTAACCTCCACATTCCGATTCTGCACCTTTTCCTTCGTCCAAAACATACCATCACACCTTTCCGTTAGTTAAACGCTTTCATTCATAAAATATAACATAGGAATTTATCATGTCAAATAGACAAACTAAAGAAAAGCAGATGCCTACAATCAGCACCTACTTTTTCAAAATCATTGCAATATATCCACAAACCGCTCCGTAATCAACTGAGGCCGTGTAATCGCACCACCAACTACGATCGCAAAAACACCAATATCCTGAATATGTTTCGCGATTTCTGGCGTTAAAACATTCCCCTCTGCTATCACTCGTGCCATCCGAACCTCACGCACAATTTGGCGTAAGAGAGCAAAATCATCATCTGCTATTTTCTTCCCACTTGTCTCTTCCGTGTAGCCAAATAAAGTCGGTGCCACAAAATCGAATCCTAATTTTTCCGCTGTAACCGCCTCTTCCAGCGTCGCAACATCCGCCATAAACAACTGCTCTGGATATTTACGCCTAATTTCAGGGAATAAATCCGCGATCCACGTGCCATCTGGGCGAAGCCGATTCGTCCCGTCCATCGCAACAATCTCCGCTCCCGTTGCCACAATCGCATCTACCTCTTGCATCGTCGGCGTAATGAATACTGGACACTCACCATAATTTTTCTTATAAATCCCGATAACTGGCAAATCCACTTCTGCTTTAATCGCCTCAATATCCACAGCTGTATTCGCTCGAATTCCAACCGCTCCACCAACCTTAGCAGCAAGCGCCATTTTGGCCATAATGTATGGGCTGTGTAATGGCTCATCCTCCAATGCTTGGCACGAAACAATCAACCCTCGAGCCATTTTTAAAACCTTTTCTTCATCTTTCATGGCAAAATTCCTCCTAAATTATCATTAAATTCTAATTTGATTTATACTCCTTGGAGTGATAACATTGTGATAGTGTTAATTTTAACAATAATGCAGTATTTATACTACCTATAGCCATTTTCTAATAAATAAGACGTGTTAAACACACACAGAAAGATAGGACAAAATATGGATACAATTCGCTTTCAACCTTTTGAGAAAAAGCCATCCAGACTCATGCATCGACTTCAAATTTCCTTCGTTATCCTACTCGGAATCGCCTTCACATTAGGCGGCTTCGCCATTCATTATTATAACGGTATCCAACAAACATTGAACAGTATTCATGTACCACTATCTAAAGACAAGACCTCCACTAGTACGCTAACAGACGGCCACGCTTTTTCTATCCTGATGATTGGGACAGATGCTCGAGCTGGCGAGAAAACCGGACGTTCTGACTCCATGATTCTTGCAACGATTAACAAAGAAAAGAACTCCGTCAAAATGCTCAGTATCCCTCGTGATACAAAAGTGACTTATGATGACGGCGATATTGGTAAAATAAATGGTAGCTATTCAAAAGGCGGCGCAGAAGGCACTGTAAACGCCGTAGAAAAGCTCATGAACGTTCCAATCGATTATTACGTCACCATCAATATGAAAGGCTTCAGCGATCTCGTATCAGCTGTGGGCGGTGTCCGTGTCACGAATGATATCAATCTAACCGAAGTCAACAAACGCTTTGTGAAAGGTAAAATCGACTTGAACGGAAAAGAAGCACTCCAATACGTGCGCATTCGTCATGAAGATCCCCGCGGAGATTTCGGCCGCCAAGACCGTCAACGCGATGTCATCATGGGAATAAGCAACGAACTCGCTGGTACCACTTCTATTACGCATTTCAACAAGCTTCTAAAAGCAGTCGGCGATAATTTCACAACAAACCTTGCAATGGACGACATCATCGAAATTGCCACAAACTACTCGAGTGTCCGAAACAATGTCGATACACTCAAAATGGAAGGTGAAGGCGTCTCAATCTACAGCGAAGCATATGGCTTCAACCTGTATTACTACGAACCCGAAGCCAAATCCAAAACAGCCGCAACAAAAGCTTTCCGAGAACATTTAGGATTGAGTCAATGAAGCTGAGGCATAACTGAAATTCAATTTAAATAAAAAAGCAAGAATCTTTGTATGCAGCCATTGTAGAAATGGAACATATAAGATTCCTGCTTTTTTTTGATGAGCAAAGCCATTTATAGTCGTTGTATCTCCATATTCGTCTTTTCATACAGCTTATCTATCATCTGTTCATGGAATGCAATAACTTCTTTGAGCCCAGATTCCGTAACTTCTGAAAGTGGATGGTGGTATAAAACCTCCAAATTTTGTAGCATCTGTTCCAAATCATGAATGAGGGACAGCATTGGCTCTGCATCCTCTACCTTAGGCACAAAACTGCTATCATTAACAATCGTCATTCTTTCTTGTTTCAGAGCCTGCAAAGCCTTCCATG
The sequence above is drawn from the Listeria weihenstephanensis genome and encodes:
- a CDS encoding 5'-nucleotidase C-terminal domain-containing protein, which translates into the protein MKKFYKKGLKVVLAAGLVVGIGSTAFSGEGGAVEAAVDPNLVPVQILGVNDFHGALDTPSSSPLGKIGGADYLATNLNNTEAAFLTANGLADNTAGNSVRVQAGDMVGASPAVSGLLQDEPTIKVLNRMKFEIGTLGNHEFDEGLAEYKRILDGGDTTGFNEITQNYDHEASDMSIVVANVVNKSDGAIPYDFKPYEIKNMGGVDVGFIGVVTTEIPSLVLANHIQDFNFLDEAETIAKYSAELQAKGVKAIVVLSHVPALTPGNPTNGEGAVSGAAVDMINKVNQIAPNNSVDLVLAGHNHQYTNGKVGNTRLVQSYNNGKAYSNVTGVLNKTTKDFETTPSAEIKYNLQDVTPDVAVRSVIDEAYALVNPVISKPIGQMDSAVMTRDTNADNESPLGNLITDGQREMAKQAGIAVDFAMTNNGGIRSDLVGTAANGSFAVTWGAAQAVQPFGNILQVVELSGADIIEALNQQYDESEKYFLQVSGLKYTYTKNDAGEKRVVDVMKEDGTKLDAAATYRVVINDFLFGGGDSFSAFTKGKQVDVIDPDTDTFINYIQSQSKLVTPELGRKTFKTEAEIAKEKEDAAIQAITEGTVFVSYKEKDAVFKGKTVPGATVTVDTLAVNAKAAPIVADADGNFEIDMSGENLKEGDTFGVTITDADGYSKAFTVAVMAADPIDNGNGGEEVPCDGNGSEVIPPIVDNGNGGTTTPEAIIPPTTGSAETGQTPSTVVPVQDQNSNLPQTGDENQTGAMLGGLVLVGIAVHYLRRKTA
- a CDS encoding immunoglobulin-like domain-containing protein encodes the protein MKKKQTLLFLIVLVGIIMVGFGRPIYADELKTKQINSLEKTPWFQNAGLTKGITQDKQDLGIILPANMELEVRQTNPIFTDSLVLELLNDDRQTEKEKPVTSAWQTISSNYVTVPFIRTPRGEVRPVLEYRVKGDSKPLPIYTDGSKESEFFGKWDSTNAEFGLITSKYFQMLVPKLDKVYVRNMPDFSSIDQLCAYYSDIFETYNKLAGISFSPVNPTDKNIPNRYFIKANAHGEGYAYYGVLETGQNESSISAYLTKGWVVLHEIAHGYQGAFMERSSFDVNEVWNNIYAESYERKYYGADYLTKGTQTKNGEKEVREASFNKVWQLEHQALNKWSGSDKERLFSLFMRKGGDEGLTNFNQQYRKLANMPNFVRENYDLLDLMSKYFGETSGFDFTPVLESVRGTTEEKLQQDIEYKDYKAVAPLKELVSASELENAQKKLNLESYLSLVDTDQMAELKLTGNATIKLSIDDFSQISGGNLVIKNGAKIVKTVKITSETINLGSLPKGIYTVYVPTGNSQKYSIDQRYLKVQNDENTLTMKYTPKKMSHLINPVNISMLGLAEWKIGYLDVDIEKEQMVVNINKAYPNFLFGNSQYMKVQVIDEKGKETYNKEIKGDNEALFSDKVVIKEGYKISIFYAEPNFLRFNNAGFMDKNIIFTVTASGLQDGSLGANGLDWVKVKIDDAAKQIRNNPTMFASDYSTLKDDVLLAIKGLPESARSELMETYKDVLPKDLSQPSPASIEGPSVLNVEQTNTGTLTTQVLPVAADQGVNFESSNKGVMTIDASGNWHAVGKGEAVITITSKVDNHITKKITVKVTEKMDYSLAVNAYKLDSGTLTGKFGKHISKVRLWINGKVVTQATTNAAGEYVFDNASSFIHSATDVAEVVGVDSAYVERARIKVPVTGQSESNTNLTQNPYNIGDMALTGQFGKAIFKVRLFVNGIVVTQATTSEDGTYTFANASNFIKSSTDKIEIVGVDTQYKEVKRIVATVTGKAPDTSLQAKEFTFGDKTITGTFGTAISKVRLAVNGTIVQQATTVDGGFTFTSTNYLIKNPTDKVEIIGVDAQYKEIKRIVLN
- a CDS encoding alpha-mannosidase, with translation MFWTKEKVQNRNVEVSGYRYVKSEVIAEFGILEDQEGAIGSYPDGLDFTETIGIGEDWRGRDRYVWLKASVVLPAKREGCRILGFFDFGKTGDGNNAGFESLLFVNGEPYQGVDQNHKEVFFDDALAGTRVELIFRLWSGLEGGGQVRTQEHRLNEAFIGYLDVAVDDLYYTAFAALQTLDYLGENSTERYGLMQALDHSFRVIDWANPGSTEHRASLYEAGRVLNAKIDAMPKNFDVTVTCVGHTHIDVAWLWRLKHTREKSARSFSTVMRLMEQYPNYEFLQSQPQLYAYIKTDYPDIYAKIKSRVADGRWEADGGMWLEADCNIPSGESLVRQILQGTRFFKEEFGKESKFLWLPDVFGYSWALPQILKKSGIETFMTTKISWNQFNRMPHDTFWWRGIDGSEILTHFITSPDVHDLYYTYNGNITARTVKGVWDGYRDKNLNNEMLVSYGFGDGGGGPTREMLEMIERFDKMPGMPKVEMGLAGPYFERLHERVENSEEYVHTWNGELYFEYHRGTYTSQAYNKKMNRKLELLLRDAEWFQVLQAAQTGDFAAYPSDLLQESWRIVLRNQFHDIIPGSSIHEVYEDCVEEYEEAENLALMAYDEMSAMDEEAPNAMTLLNSSIWERPRLAEIAIQENEAVIWKDADGKRLDAQRNLAGSWLVAVDSLPSMGAATLTYEVTEEFVQDKSLAQVDDGALETNRYRVTWNEAGQFTSIFDKIQVREVLAKGERGNVLQVFEDKPLNFDAWDIDIYYQEKMREVTQLESVGVTQNGTLQTTLQMKWIYGTSTISQAIHFYRDSARIDFETEMDWHEKQQLLKVAFPVDVMATEATYDIQYGNVKRPTHWNTSWDYARFETVGHQWADLSEAGYGVSILNNCKYGHDIKDHVIRLTLLKSATYPDVTQDQGEHAFTYALLPHAGDFVHGDVVQEAWALNNPLRVALGSHDNRSLLKTDCEQIQVDAVKKAEDEDAIVVRLHEFTGGRCHVKMVSDFQVASWQECDLMERPIGEKMTDSWEFPILPYELKTFKLKLK
- a CDS encoding N-acetylmannosamine-6-phosphate 2-epimerase, yielding MKDEEKVLKMARGLIVSCQALEDEPLHSPYIMAKMALAAKVGGAVGIRANTAVDIEAIKAEVDLPVIGIYKKNYGECPVFITPTMQEVDAIVATGAEIVAMDGTNRLRPDGTWIADLFPEIRRKYPEQLFMADVATLEEAVTAEKLGFDFVAPTLFGYTEETSGKKIADDDFALLRQIVREVRMARVIAEGNVLTPEIAKHIQDIGVFAIVVGGAITRPQLITERFVDILQ
- a CDS encoding LCP family glycopolymer transferase produces the protein MDTIRFQPFEKKPSRLMHRLQISFVILLGIAFTLGGFAIHYYNGIQQTLNSIHVPLSKDKTSTSTLTDGHAFSILMIGTDARAGEKTGRSDSMILATINKEKNSVKMLSIPRDTKVTYDDGDIGKINGSYSKGGAEGTVNAVEKLMNVPIDYYVTINMKGFSDLVSAVGGVRVTNDINLTEVNKRFVKGKIDLNGKEALQYVRIRHEDPRGDFGRQDRQRDVIMGISNELAGTTSITHFNKLLKAVGDNFTTNLAMDDIIEIATNYSSVRNNVDTLKMEGEGVSIYSEAYGFNLYYYEPEAKSKTAATKAFREHLGLSQ